GGCCGGTAAAGCCTACAAATTACCGCTACCCGCTACAGGCCGCGTGTGACGGCGGCACGGCCACGGCTGCGCAGAAAGAAGGCGCGGGCGGGAATACGCGATGCACATAGGTACTCATCGAATACAGGGAACACTTTCGATGAGCCGCGTATTACTGGTCGAAGACGATGCGAACGTGCGCGATGCACTCAGCGCCGTGCTCGACGGCGCGGGGCACGACGTCACGATCGCGCATGACGGTGCGGAAGCGGTGCGACTCGCGCCCGTCGCTCATCCTCAAGTTATTGTGTCCGACGTGATGATGCCCACGATGGACGGCCCCGATATGGTGCGCAAAATCAGATCCATGCCTGATTTTCGGCAGGTGCCTGTCATTCTGATGTCCGCGCTGATCACGACGCCATCTGTCCCCGTCGCGGCGATGCTCCGCAAGCCATTCGCGCCCGCGACGTTGCTGGAAGTGCTCGACAAACTCGGCGCGATCATCGTCGAGCAAGCGAAGGAACAGGCAAAGACCAACGACGAAGAAAGCGCCTGTCCTGTGGGCGCATGTGAAGCACGCATCCGACGAGGCATCGAACTCGCCGACGATCAGGAAGAGCGCATTCAAAGGCTGCAACGCCTCGGTTTCGATACGCGTCTCGCCGAACAATTGCACGACTGCATGAAGGGAAGCGTCGCCGCGCTCGTGCGGTTCAAGCGCACGTGTCATTGCAGCGCGACGCCGCAGCGCGCGCGGGCAAAGCCGTCGAATGTGCGCATGTAAGCAGCAGATCGACACGCCCAGCGTCGGCATTCTTCATCCATGCATCGATCTATCCGCGATAGCGAACATCGCGCTCGCGTGCCTTGCAGGAAAGCACCGTGGCGCATATGAATAGCTCGATTGCTTTCTTGTCCTGACGTGTTGCGTCGACAAGAATGAGCGCTCCACGACGACTCCGCGCTCATTCCATGTCGAAAGCACCCAGCCTGCAACTCGATTCCGCCACGCTCGCCGACGAATACGATCGCCTCGGCATTCGCCAGTTCAATCACGGTCTGCAACTGCTCGACGCGCTCGCACTGCGCGAAGGCGAGCGCGTGCTCGACGTCGGCTGCGGCACAGGTCGTTTGACGGAGTCCGCTGCGCAGCGCGTCGGTACGCAAGGCGACGTGCTCGGTCTCGATCCGCTGCCGCTGCGCGTCGAACGCGCATTGCAGCGTGCACAAGGACGTTTTGCAGCGCGTGTCGGCCGGGCGGAAGAGCTCGCCGGTATCGCCGATTCGCACTACGACGTCGTCTATCTGAACAGCGTGATTCACTGGATACCGGATCAGCCCAAAGCGTTGCGCGAAGCGTGGCGCGTGCTCAAACCGGGCGGCCGTCTCGGCTTCACGACGATGCCCGCCGACGTGCCACACGATCTGCATCGCGTGCTGCACACGCTGATTGCCAAAGACACGGACTCGCAGCGCGCGGAAATCGGCGCGCCGAACAAGCTCACGCGCGACAGCGCGGCGAGTTTGCTGTCGACGTTGGGCTTCGACGTCACGCTCAACGAAATACGCGAATTCGACGATGCCTTCGATAACGTCGACGACGTGCTGACGTTTAGCCGCGCGAGTTCCTTCGGCAACTTCCTGTCGTCACTGGCCGAGCCGCAAATCGCGCAATTGCGAGAGCGCCTCGCTGATGCACTCGAAGCGCATCGCGGTCCGCGTGGTCTGCAACTCGCGCGCCGCCTGATCTTCGTGACCGCACGCAAACCGCTTGCGCACTGACATTCCGCGCGCCCCTCTTCGACCACTCCTGACCGCACCTCGCACTCATTCATGAACAACCGACTCCGACGAACCTTCACGCTCGTGAAGTCCGTTCTGCTCGCGACCGCGCTCGCTTTCACCGTGCCGCAAGCGCATGCCGACAAACCCGCCGTGATCCGCATCGGCGTTGCGCAGCAGGGCGCAGGCGATCCGCCCACGTTCGGCGGCTCGCCCGCGGCGACCGTGCAGCAGTTGCAACTCGTCGAAAAGGAATTCGCCGCCGACGGCATCAAGGTCGAATGGCTCTTCTTCAAGGGCGCGGGCCCCGCCGTCAACGAAGCGATCGCCGACAAATCGCTCGACTTCGCGTTTCAGGGCGATCTGCCCTCCGTGCTCGGCCGCGCGAACGGACTGAAGACACGCATCCTGCTCGAATCGGGCGTGCGCGTCGGCGTGAAAATCGCCGTGCCGCCCGACTCGTCGGTGCAGTCGGTGAAAGATCTCAAAGGCAAGCGCGTGTCGATCTTTCGCGGCACCAATCTGCAACTCGTCGCGGACAACGTGCTCGCCGCCAATCAGCTCGACGAACGCGATCTGCGCGTGATCAATCTCGATTCCGCGAGTTCGCTGGCCGCGTTGTCGTCGAAGGGCATCGACGCGTCCGTCAACGACTATCACCTCTACAAGCTGCGCGATCAGGGCTTGGCCAAGATCATCTACGAATCGCAGACGGACGGGCCGCAGTTCACGCGCCAGTCGCATCTGCTCGTGCTCGACGACTTCGATCGCGCGCATCCCGACATCGTGCAGCGCGTGGTGAATGCGTTCGTCAAGGGCGCGCAGTGGTCGTCCGACGAAGCGAACCGCGACGCGCTCTTCAAGCTGTGGGCGAAGAGCGGCGTGAGCTATGCGTCGTGGCAGGCCGAGTTTGCGAATCAGCCGTTGAAGTCGCGCAATTCGCCGCTCGTCGATCCGTTCATCGTCGCGCGCTACAAGGCCGTCGCGAACGACGCGCTCAAGCTCAAGCTGATTCGTCAGCCCGTCGAAGTCGACGGATGGTTCGAGACGCGTTATCTCGACAATGCGCTGCGCACGCAATCGCTCGAACACTACTGGACGCGTTACGACGCGCAAGGCAAACCGCTCAGCTGACGGAGGCCGCCATGAGCAAGGCGATAGACCAGTGGCAGCCGCTTTCGAAGCGCGCCACGCAGAACACCGCAAGCGAAGCATCGGAGACAGCGCGGCGCCGCGTACGGGCCGTCGCGTGGCATCTCGCGCCGTGGCTGCTGCCCGCCGTATTGTTCACGCTGTGGAGCGTCGGCTGTGCGCGCGGCTGGATCGCGCCGCAGATTCTTCCGCCGCCGCAACAGGTATTCGACACGTTGCGCGAGCTCGCAACGAGCGGCGATCTCGCGCATCACACGCTGGTCAGTCTGCAACGCGTGCTCGTGGGCTTCGGTGTCGGCACGCTCGCCGGTCTGCTGATCGGCGCGGCGCTGGGCCTGTCGCGCACCGTCGAAGCCTGCGTGCTGCCCGCGTTCAACGCGCTCGTGCAGATTCCCGTGCTGGGCTGGTTGCCGTTTCTGCTGCTGCTCGTCGGTGTCGGCGAGCCGCTCAAGTACATCCTGATCGCGCATGCGGCGCTCGTCCCTGTCACTTTGAGCACGATGCAAGGCGTGCGCAACACGCCTGCGCCGCTCGATGAAGCCGCGCGCGTATTCGGCTACAGCCGCTGGCAACGCGTCGCGTATGTCGTGCTCCCCGCCGCCGTGCCAACGCTCGCCACGGGCGTGCGGCTCGCGTTCACGAAGGCATGGCTCGCGCTTGTCGTGGTCGAACTGGTCGCTTCGTCGGAAGGCCTGGGTTATCTGATCGTGTACGGACGCCAGCTCTTTCAGCTCGATCTCGTGATGGCATCCGTCGTGATCGTCGGCGCCATCGGCTTTGCGATCAACCGTCTGCTCGACGCACTCGAAGCACGGCTGCGGCGCGGCCAACCGTCCGCATTCCGCGAGTGAATCTTTCGATCGAGGAACACGTCATGTCTCTCACGCGTTCGTTGTCGCCGTCACGTCTCTTCGCGCCGCGCAAGGCGAGCGGGCCGCCGCCGTGCAGTTGCGACGCTTCGTTTGAATCGCCGCGCACGTCGTCATTCAGAAAACGTCTTGCCGCATTCAACTGGCGCGGTCTCGTCTTGCCGCTCGCGGCGTTTGCGTTGTGGTGGCTCGTGTCGGCGTTGCATGTCGCGAAGAGCGGCTTGCTCGTCAGTCCCGTCGATGTCGCGCATACGGCGTGGCAGCAGATTCAAAGCGGGGCGCTGTTGCGTGCGCTGTCGGCATCGCTCGCGCGTGAAGCAAGCGGTTTCCTGATTGGCACGGTAAGCGGCCTGCTGCTCGGCGCGGCGCTCGGCTTTTCGCGCATCGCCACGCGCCTGATCGGCCCGACCTTCGACACGTTCAAGCAAATCTCGCTGTTCGCGTGGATTCCGCTGATCTCCGTGTGGTTCGGACTCGGCGATATGGCGAAGGTCGTGTTCCTGTCGCTCGCCGCACTGCTGCCCGTCGCCGCGCATACGTGCGACGGCATTCACGCGGTGCCGCCGCGCTATGTCGAAGTGGCGCGCGCGTTCCGTTATTCGCGCTTGCAGATGGCGCGTTTCGTGATTCTGCCCGCCGCGCTACCGTCGATCTTCACGGGCATCTATCTCGCGTTGATCTATTCGTGGCTCGCGACGCTCGGCGCCGAATATCTGCTCGTCGCGGGAAGCGGGATCGGCAATACGCTGATCGACGGAAGCGAACAGTTCAGGATGGACCTGGTGCTGTTCGGGATCATCGTCGTGGGTATTACGGGCTGGGCACTCAATGCGTTCGCTCGCGGCATCGAGCGGCGCGTGTTCGCGCGGCGCACGCGTTCATCGCACGAAAGCGCTGCTGCATGACACAACCAACATCACAGGCAACGCATATGACGACGACAGTTTCCGAAGGCATCCGCATCCGCGGCGTCAGCAAACGCTACGCGCAGCAAGGCGAAGCAGACGGCGCGCTGCTCGTGCTCGACGACATTTCACTCGATATCGCGCAAGGCGAATTCGTCAGCGTGCTCGGCGCGAGCGGTTGCGGCAAGTCGACACTGCTGCGCCTGATCGCCGGACTCGATACAGACTATCGCGGCGAAATCAGCGTCGATGGCGAACGCGTGCGCGATACGTCGCTTGAGCGCGGCATCGTCTTTCAGGATCACCGGCTGTTTCCGTGGCTCACGGCGTCGCAGAACATTCTCGCCGCGTTGCGCAATGCGCCGCTTTCGCAGCAGCAGAAGCGCGAGGCTGTCGCGGAGCATGTCGCGCTGGTTGGACTCGAAGGATTCGAGCATGCGTATCCGCATCAGTTGTCGGGCGGGATGGCGCAGCGTGTCGCGATTGCGCGCGGGCTCGTGAATCGTCCGCGCGTGCTGTTGCTCGACGAACCGTTCGGCGCGCTCGATGCGCTCACACGCGGCCGTCTGCAAAACGAACTGCAGCGTATCTGGCAGCACGAGCGGATCACGATGATTCTCGTCACACACGATGTCGACGAAGCGATCTATCTCGGCGACCGCGTCGTGACGATGGCGCCGCGTCCTGGACGTGTGAAGCGCATTGCACAAGTGGATCTGCCGCGTCCGCGCGAGCGCAGCGACGCGCGTTTCGTGCAGCTGCGCAACCGGATACTCGCGGATTTCAGCGAACTGCCTGCGTCTGACGCTGACAACACGCCTGACGGCGGTCATCGCGTGAAGGTGCAAGAACCGCGCATCGGCGAATGGCGCCTCGCATGGTGAAACCCACATTCTCTCGACGTCGATCAAGGAAACCAAAGTGAGCGAAGCACGACCACACCAACGACAGATCAGCCTCGGCGCGTTCCTGATGGAAACGGGGCACCACATCGCCGCGTGGCGTCATCCCGACACGCACGCGGCCGGTGGCCTTGACTTCAAGCACTACGCGGAACTCGCGCAGATCGCGGAGCGCGCGAAGTTCGACGCGATCTTTTTCGCCGACAGCGTCAGCGTGCGCGACACAAACCTGCCTTCGCTGTCGCGCACGGCGCGCGCCGATCACTTCGAGCCGTTAACGCTGCTGTCCGCGCTCTCCGTCGTCACGCAGCACATCGGCCTCGTTGCCACCGTTTCCACGACGTTCAACGAGCCATACAACGTCGCGCGCAAGTTCGCGTCGCTCGATCATCTGAGCGGCGGGCGTTCGGGCTGGAATCTCGTCACGTCGAGCACGGAAACGGAAGCGCACAACTTCGGCTTCGATCAGCATCCGGACCACGCGGTGCGCTACGAGCGCGCGAAAGAGTTTCACGACGTGGTGACGGGCCTGTGGGACAGCTGGGACGACGACGCATTCGTCCGCGACAAGACTAGCGGCGTCTATTTCGATGCCGACAAGCTGCACGTGCTCGAACATCGCGGCAAGCACTTCAAGGTGCGCGGACCGTTGAACGTCGCGCGCTCGCCGCAGGGGCGTCCCGTCGTCATTCAGGCGGGCGCATCGGATGCGGGCAAGGAACTCGCCGCGCAAACGGCTGAGGTGATCTTCGTTGCCCATCAGACGCTCGACGAAGCGAAGGCGTTCTATCGGGATGTCAAAGGCCGGCTCGCGCGCTATGGACGCCGCCCCGAACATCTGAAGATCATGCCCGGCATTTTTCCCGTGATCGGCAGGACGCAGCAGGAAGCGCGCGACAAGTTCGATAATTTGCAGAATCTGATTCATCCGACCGTCGGCCTCGCGCTGCTGTCGAACATGTCGGGCGGTGTCGATCTGTCGAAGTATCCCGTCGATGGTCCTGTGCCCGAACTGCCCGAAACGAATGGCGGCAAGAGCCGGCAGCGGCTGCTGCTCGATCTCGCCCGGCGCGACAATCTGACGATACGGGAACTGTATCTGCGCATTGCAGGCGCTCGCGGACATCAGCAGGTGATCGGCACGCCGGAGAGCATCGCGGATCAGTTGCAGCAGTGGTTCGAGGAAGAAGGCGCCGATGGCTTCAACATCATGTCGCCGTGGCTGCCCGGCGGACTGAGCGAATTCGCGGAACTCGTCGTGCCGGAGTTACAGCGTCGCGGGCTTTTTCGCACTGAGTATTCGGGGAATACGCTGCGCGATCATCTGGGGTTGCCGCGACCGGTTAATCAGTTTGCGGTTCGAGAGGCGCAGGTCGCGCAGACAGCCTGATTCTCCATTTGCAACGAAAGGCGACGCGGGTCGCCTTTCGTCACGTTGGAAGCCGGCTTATCTAGAGCCGCCCCGGACGCGGATCGGAAACGAAGCCATCGCGATTCGGCATGCGGACGGCCGCCAGAGAATGCGCATCGAGCCGTGCATCGTCGGGCACGATGCCGTTCTGGTTCAGAATCCACGCGCTGACGGCATACACCTCGTCGGCGCTGAGCGATTGCGGCGCGTTGTACGGCATGGCGCGTCGGATGTAGTCGAAGAGCGTCGTCGCATACGGCCAGTAGCTGCCGACCGTGCGCTTCGGATTCGCACTCGCGAGCGTGCCGCGTCCGCCTATCAGTTGATCGCCGATCAGCCCTTCCCCTTTCGCACCATGACACGCCGCGCATTTCGCCGCGAAGACTTTGCCGCCCATCGCGACATCGCCGCTGCCTGCGGGCAAGCCGCGGCCATCGGGCGCGACGTCGATGTTCCATGCGGCGAGGTCCGTTTCGTTGACGCGCGTGCCGATCGCATCGGCGGATTTGCGCAGCGTTTCATCGAGCGCGGCTTGCTTCGATGTCGTCAATGATGCCGAGCAGGCCGCAAGCAAAGCCGCCGACAACGACGCACACACGACCCGATGTATTGACCGCGGTCCGCGAAAACCAGGCTTATGCATTTTTCACGCTTCCATCGGCGCCGACGCGCCATTGGTGAATGCCGTTGTAGTGGTAGTTCGAATTGAGGCCGCGCGCCTGCACGAGAGCCTCGCGCGTCGGCTGCACGTAGCCGGTCGAATCCGTTGCACGCGACAGAATCACGGTAGGCTCGCCGTTCCAGACCCAACCCGAGTGAAAGCGCGTCAACGCGCGATCGCGTGCCGGTTCGTCGAGCGTTGCGTCTTGCCATGTGGTGCCACCATCCGTCGACACCTCGACCCGCCGAATCGCGCCGCGCCCCGACCACGCGAGACCGACGATCGGATAAAACCCTTGCACCGTCAGCCGATGCCCCGCCGAAGGCCGCGTAATCACCGACTTCGCATCCATCTCGAACACGAACTGGCGCGCGCGTCCATCGGGCAGCAAGCCCGTATATTTCGACGTTTCCTCGCGCGTTTCCAGCGGCGCATCGACGAGCTTCAGACGACGCAGCCACTTCACGTTCGTATTGCCTTCGAAACCCGGCACGATCAGCCGCAACGGATAACCGTTTTCAGGCCGCAGACGCTCGCCGTTTTGCGCATAGACGACAAGCGCGCGGTCGAGAATGCGTTCGAGCGGCAGACTGCGCGTCATCGACGACGCATCGGCGCCTTCGGCAAGCAACCATTTCGGCGCGCGTCCATCCGATGACGCCGCGAGTCCGCCC
This Paraburkholderia sabiae DNA region includes the following protein-coding sequences:
- a CDS encoding c-type cytochrome, which codes for MHKPGFRGPRSIHRVVCASLSAALLAACSASLTTSKQAALDETLRKSADAIGTRVNETDLAAWNIDVAPDGRGLPAGSGDVAMGGKVFAAKCAACHGAKGEGLIGDQLIGGRGTLASANPKRTVGSYWPYATTLFDYIRRAMPYNAPQSLSADEVYAVSAWILNQNGIVPDDARLDAHSLAAVRMPNRDGFVSDPRPGRL
- a CDS encoding ABC transporter permease; translation: MSLTRSLSPSRLFAPRKASGPPPCSCDASFESPRTSSFRKRLAAFNWRGLVLPLAAFALWWLVSALHVAKSGLLVSPVDVAHTAWQQIQSGALLRALSASLAREASGFLIGTVSGLLLGAALGFSRIATRLIGPTFDTFKQISLFAWIPLISVWFGLGDMAKVVFLSLAALLPVAAHTCDGIHAVPPRYVEVARAFRYSRLQMARFVILPAALPSIFTGIYLALIYSWLATLGAEYLLVAGSGIGNTLIDGSEQFRMDLVLFGIIVVGITGWALNAFARGIERRVFARRTRSSHESAAA
- the soxC gene encoding sulfite dehydrogenase gives rise to the protein MSNPPIPDPKTAPASPRRRMLGGLALSALVAPNVKAATLLRPLSVDPWTQTPGAPILDHPYGQPSPREANVVRRAARAWPMPGAASSLTPLADLHGTITPNGLVYERHHAGVPDIDPDEHRLAVHGLVREPKLFTMDDLVRLPSESRIHFLECSGNTASEWKGPSGLPVQITHGLLSCCEWTGVRLSTLLEATGGLAASSDGRAPKWLLAEGADASSMTRSLPLERILDRALVVYAQNGERLRPENGYPLRLIVPGFEGNTNVKWLRRLKLVDAPLETREETSKYTGLLPDGRARQFVFEMDAKSVITRPSAGHRLTVQGFYPIVGLAWSGRGAIRRVEVSTDGGTTWQDATLDEPARDRALTRFHSGWVWNGEPTVILSRATDSTGYVQPTREALVQARGLNSNYHYNGIHQWRVGADGSVKNA
- a CDS encoding ABC transporter ATP-binding protein, translated to MTTTVSEGIRIRGVSKRYAQQGEADGALLVLDDISLDIAQGEFVSVLGASGCGKSTLLRLIAGLDTDYRGEISVDGERVRDTSLERGIVFQDHRLFPWLTASQNILAALRNAPLSQQQKREAVAEHVALVGLEGFEHAYPHQLSGGMAQRVAIARGLVNRPRVLLLDEPFGALDALTRGRLQNELQRIWQHERITMILVTHDVDEAIYLGDRVVTMAPRPGRVKRIAQVDLPRPRERSDARFVQLRNRILADFSELPASDADNTPDGGHRVKVQEPRIGEWRLAW
- a CDS encoding ABC transporter substrate-binding protein — encoded protein: MNNRLRRTFTLVKSVLLATALAFTVPQAHADKPAVIRIGVAQQGAGDPPTFGGSPAATVQQLQLVEKEFAADGIKVEWLFFKGAGPAVNEAIADKSLDFAFQGDLPSVLGRANGLKTRILLESGVRVGVKIAVPPDSSVQSVKDLKGKRVSIFRGTNLQLVADNVLAANQLDERDLRVINLDSASSLAALSSKGIDASVNDYHLYKLRDQGLAKIIYESQTDGPQFTRQSHLLVLDDFDRAHPDIVQRVVNAFVKGAQWSSDEANRDALFKLWAKSGVSYASWQAEFANQPLKSRNSPLVDPFIVARYKAVANDALKLKLIRQPVEVDGWFETRYLDNALRTQSLEHYWTRYDAQGKPLS
- a CDS encoding class I SAM-dependent methyltransferase, which codes for MSKAPSLQLDSATLADEYDRLGIRQFNHGLQLLDALALREGERVLDVGCGTGRLTESAAQRVGTQGDVLGLDPLPLRVERALQRAQGRFAARVGRAEELAGIADSHYDVVYLNSVIHWIPDQPKALREAWRVLKPGGRLGFTTMPADVPHDLHRVLHTLIAKDTDSQRAEIGAPNKLTRDSAASLLSTLGFDVTLNEIREFDDAFDNVDDVLTFSRASSFGNFLSSLAEPQIAQLRERLADALEAHRGPRGLQLARRLIFVTARKPLAH
- a CDS encoding response regulator codes for the protein MSRVLLVEDDANVRDALSAVLDGAGHDVTIAHDGAEAVRLAPVAHPQVIVSDVMMPTMDGPDMVRKIRSMPDFRQVPVILMSALITTPSVPVAAMLRKPFAPATLLEVLDKLGAIIVEQAKEQAKTNDEESACPVGACEARIRRGIELADDQEERIQRLQRLGFDTRLAEQLHDCMKGSVAALVRFKRTCHCSATPQRARAKPSNVRM
- a CDS encoding ABC transporter permease, with amino-acid sequence MSKAIDQWQPLSKRATQNTASEASETARRRVRAVAWHLAPWLLPAVLFTLWSVGCARGWIAPQILPPPQQVFDTLRELATSGDLAHHTLVSLQRVLVGFGVGTLAGLLIGAALGLSRTVEACVLPAFNALVQIPVLGWLPFLLLLVGVGEPLKYILIAHAALVPVTLSTMQGVRNTPAPLDEAARVFGYSRWQRVAYVVLPAAVPTLATGVRLAFTKAWLALVVVELVASSEGLGYLIVYGRQLFQLDLVMASVVIVGAIGFAINRLLDALEARLRRGQPSAFRE
- a CDS encoding LLM class flavin-dependent oxidoreductase — protein: MSEARPHQRQISLGAFLMETGHHIAAWRHPDTHAAGGLDFKHYAELAQIAERAKFDAIFFADSVSVRDTNLPSLSRTARADHFEPLTLLSALSVVTQHIGLVATVSTTFNEPYNVARKFASLDHLSGGRSGWNLVTSSTETEAHNFGFDQHPDHAVRYERAKEFHDVVTGLWDSWDDDAFVRDKTSGVYFDADKLHVLEHRGKHFKVRGPLNVARSPQGRPVVIQAGASDAGKELAAQTAEVIFVAHQTLDEAKAFYRDVKGRLARYGRRPEHLKIMPGIFPVIGRTQQEARDKFDNLQNLIHPTVGLALLSNMSGGVDLSKYPVDGPVPELPETNGGKSRQRLLLDLARRDNLTIRELYLRIAGARGHQQVIGTPESIADQLQQWFEEEGADGFNIMSPWLPGGLSEFAELVVPELQRRGLFRTEYSGNTLRDHLGLPRPVNQFAVREAQVAQTA